One window from the genome of Diabrotica virgifera virgifera chromosome 6, PGI_DIABVI_V3a encodes:
- the LOC126886394 gene encoding uncharacterized protein LOC126886394 — translation MNVPSLTDLSIKKICETTVSASYFIEQSPLPWTLTKIILKKFPLYKWETMISSAKNDPIPSYKGIEFIACSKHIPSHLRNVVLGKSDWGSIFEDEHSSYCVWANGYYLKQHRLNVCKSCFFAFKNAHETLNKFLLVRYDHTHEVYDADDIVECVYQQPYYWCNSCFTQVLFDLKDYESCVNALHEMPRNNRFDDSEPEV, via the coding sequence ATGAATGTTCCATCATTGACCGACCTGTCTATCAAAAAAATCTGTGAAACAACAGTATCAGCATCATATTTCATCGAGCAGTCCCCCTTGCCGTGgacattaacaaaaataatattaaaaaaatttcctttatATAAATGGGAAACGATGATAAGCAGTGCTAAAAATGATCCTATTCCTTCATATAAAGGAATAGAATTTATTGCTTGCTCTAAACACATACCGTCACATTTAAGAAATGTCGTATTAGGAAAGTCAGATTGGGGGAGTATATTTGAAGATGAACACTCCAGTTATTGTGTATGGGCTAATGGATATTATCTTAAGCAGCATCGCCTAAACGTATGTAAATCATGTTTTTTTGCATTCAAAAATGCTCATGAGACCTTAAATAAATTTTTACTGGTGCGTTACGACCATACTCACGAAGTTTATGATGCTGATGATATCGTTGAATGCGTATATCAGCAACCATATTATTGGTGCAATAGTTGCTTTACTCAAGTTTTATTTGATTTAAAAGATTACGAGTCTTGCGTTAATGCATTACATGAAATGCCTAGAAATAACAGGTTTGATGATTCTGAACCAGAAGTCTGA
- the LOC126886393 gene encoding uncharacterized protein LOC126886393 gives MTISPMLVFKGEGLLNSLINKLPVELHIPGYQYCGPGTKLKKRLARGDPGINPLDAACKQHDIAYSHHTSLEERHKADKELEDRAWERFKSKDASFGEKSAALLVTGGMKTKRKLGMGCPRRRGRKGRYSFNRDVVPKIAKSMKRGASLRDTALTAVRIAKSVIKKLGGRKTVDLPRVLPLKSGGFLPLIPLFAGLSALGALAGGAAGVAKTVVDAKNAQKKLEEDMRHNKAMEHIGSGLYLRKKPRGGFGLYLKKNFQ, from the coding sequence ATGACCATCAGTCCAATGTTGGTGTTCAAAGGGGAAGGTCTTTTGAACTCTCTAATTAATAAACTTCCAGTTGAGCTTCATATTCCTGGTTATCAGTATTGTGGACCtggaacaaaactaaaaaaacgtCTTGCACGCGGAGATCCGGGAATTAATCCTTTAGACGCAGCTTGTAAACAACACGATATCGCTTATTCGCATCATACATCTCTCGAAGAACGTCACAAGGccgataaagaattggaagataGGGCTTGGGAGCGATTCAAGTCTAAGGACGCTAGCTTTGGCGAAAAAAGTGCTGCTTTACTTGTAACCGGTGGAATGAAAACGAAAAGAAAGTTGGGAATGGGATGTCCTCGTCGTCGTGGAAGAAAGGGACGTTATTCTTTCAATCGGGATGTGGTACCTAAAATTGCAAAGTCCATGAAGAGAGGAGCATCGTTAAGAGATACTGCTTTGACAGCTGTACGAATAGCAAAATCGGTAATTAAAAAACTTGGTGGACGAAAAACAGTTGATCTTCCACGAGTGTTGccactaaaatctggaggtttcctACCCCTCATACCCCTATTTGCAGGTCTTTCTGCATTGGGGGCTTTAGCCGGTGGTGCAGCAGGGGTGGCGAAGACTGTGGTTGACGCAAAGAACGCCCAAAAGAAATTGGAAGAGGATATGCGCCATAATAAGGCGATGGAACACATCGGCTCAGGTCTGTACTTGCGTAAGAAACCAAGAGGCGGATTCGGTTTGTATctgaaaaaaaacttccaataa